AGAAATgcatccccggcgcagtgctcaggaagtcctactgtgtgacctctgtgaaactgtccccctacagagtcactgtgaactttgtaatataaatctctgtgtTAACTGTGCAGTAAAGCATCTCTCAGACTCGTCTAAAAGACACAAAGTCGTGCCCTTTTTACACAGAAAGTCTACTAACTACCACAAATGCCCAGACCACGCCGTTAAACACTGTGAATTTTACTGTGAAAAATGCAacattcctgtctgttctacctgcgtcACTTCAGGAAAACACAAAGGTCACGAAAtatcagatattctggaaaaactcagcgctaaaacagaaagtttacaaaaagatctAGAAGAACTCGAGACCAGAATTTACCCCCGATATGAAGGAATGGCGTCTGATGTCGAAACTGAGAAAGTCGAAATAGAAAAGAAATACGGGAAACTGGCGACAGATGCCGATGAACAAGGAGAAATCCTACACCGGGagatcaccgccattgtcaaccgacGGAAATCCGCCATTGCggagatgaaaactaaacatctgGACGCGCTGAATAAAAacacagaagaaatcacacagaaaatggcggaactcaaacagatcatgtccgacttgaaatcaatcctaaaatcaaatgacgtctccttaacctctacttacaaatctagaaattccgaatttagaacattaccgcctaaagtccgagtCACATTACCGAGTTTctctcctcagaaaataaacaaagatcagctcaatgaaatgtttggttctctgtcgccattatccattaacacagaacatggcgacacaatgaagtcagcagaagctgtatcgtctcctccagtcaaaccactgcttgatgagccgcgcgtcaccgccaccatagacactgggtatgaTAGATACGGActatacagtgttagctgtcCGAGTGAAGATGAA
Above is a genomic segment from Ostrea edulis chromosome 3, xbOstEdul1.1, whole genome shotgun sequence containing:
- the LOC125673556 gene encoding E3 ubiquitin-protein ligase TRIM71-like; translation: MHPRRSAQEVLLCDLCETVPLQSHCELCNINLCVNCAVKHLSDSSKRHKVVPFLHRKSTNYHKCPDHAVKHCEFYCEKCNIPVCSTCVTSGKHKGHEISDILEKLSAKTESLQKDLEELETRIYPRYEGMASDVETEKVEIEKKYGKLATDADEQGEILHREITAIVNRRKSAIAEMKTKHLDALNKNTEEITQKMAELKQIMSDLKSILKSNDVSLTSTYKSRNSEFRTLPPKVRVTLPSFSPQKINKDQLNEMFGSLSPLSINTEHGDTMKSAEAVSSPPVKPLLDEPRVTATIDTGYDRYGLYSVSCPSEDEVWTRGYNKTVKLLNLQSKLLTSIQTKSGNWPTDIAVTRDGDLVYTDYKTKTINLIKNKQIQTVITLQGWRPLYVCCTAGNDLLVTMISDDVKQSKVVRYYGSTETQSIQFDDQGCPLYKSGDIKYLSENRNLDICVADCGARAVVVVNQSGKLRFRYTGHPSNTKQSFDPVGITTDSQSHILTADCDNHRIHILDQDGQFLRYIHCDLELPLGLCVDIRDNLFVAERNTAKVKKIQYL